In Chryseobacterium shigense, the following proteins share a genomic window:
- a CDS encoding chloride channel protein, producing MKIHNKKKYLSFLKFKRDFQEYGLEKARSYELILHWLNNRLSRNQFLVLSGILVGCTAGLAGVVLKTLVHTIHNFITHKVHFEYQILFYIVFPFLGIVLTTAIVLTLFKGQDRKGIGAILYEIAQNSSIVASVKMYSQIIQSAVTVGLGGSAGLESPIAVTGAAIGSNYAQTYRLSYKERTLLLAAGATAGIASAFNAPIAGIMFAFEILLTGVVFTDFIPLVVAAVCGSLLSRILLQEDVLFRFYTREPFNYKNVPYYLILGIVTGLYARYFVVISQKVEHFIKGLKLSRMRKAMFGGLVLSLLCVLFPPLFGEGYDTVKAFTNGSTQSIIRNSFFRYFEIGEWTIIIFLVLICLLKAFATSFTIFSGGNGGNFAPSLFAGGTVGYLFALVCQHIGFTEVPVTNLVLVGMAGAMSGVLYAPLTAIFLIAESSFGYDLFIPLMIVSIISYLIAKWFSPISPELKSLADEGKILTNKHDKNLLFALKTEEFIDKYSETINENASVTELFEQVKNGNKNIFAATDEAGKLKGILTLDDIRPYLFNTETDHSMTVSQIMKAPPAVIYRKNKPLEILQIFDDTGVWHLPVTDENNNFTGFISKSSILMSYRQLLKEYSD from the coding sequence AAAAAAAGTATTTAAGCTTTCTGAAATTTAAAAGAGACTTTCAGGAATATGGACTGGAAAAAGCCCGAAGTTATGAGCTTATCCTCCACTGGCTGAATAACAGGCTCAGCAGAAACCAGTTTCTGGTACTCTCCGGGATTCTTGTTGGCTGTACTGCAGGGTTGGCCGGAGTTGTCCTGAAAACTCTGGTGCATACCATTCACAATTTTATTACACATAAGGTTCATTTTGAGTATCAGATCTTATTCTATATTGTTTTTCCTTTCCTGGGAATTGTGCTTACTACGGCAATTGTTCTTACCCTGTTTAAGGGGCAGGACAGGAAAGGGATTGGTGCCATTTTATATGAAATTGCCCAGAATTCAAGCATCGTGGCTTCCGTAAAAATGTATTCCCAGATCATTCAGAGTGCCGTAACGGTCGGGTTGGGAGGCTCTGCAGGACTGGAAAGCCCTATAGCAGTTACCGGTGCTGCCATCGGTTCCAATTATGCACAGACCTACAGGCTGAGTTATAAGGAAAGGACCCTTCTTCTGGCGGCAGGTGCTACGGCAGGAATCGCTTCAGCCTTCAATGCGCCTATTGCCGGGATTATGTTTGCCTTTGAGATTCTTTTGACAGGTGTAGTTTTTACAGATTTCATTCCTTTGGTAGTTGCAGCGGTCTGCGGAAGTCTTCTGTCGAGAATATTGCTGCAGGAAGATGTGCTTTTCAGGTTCTATACAAGAGAACCTTTTAATTATAAGAATGTCCCCTATTATCTTATTCTGGGAATTGTAACCGGGCTGTATGCGCGCTATTTTGTAGTCATTTCCCAAAAAGTGGAACACTTTATCAAAGGATTAAAACTTTCGAGGATGCGGAAAGCCATGTTTGGCGGTTTGGTTCTGTCATTGTTGTGCGTTCTTTTTCCTCCGTTGTTCGGAGAAGGATATGATACGGTAAAGGCTTTTACTAACGGAAGCACCCAGTCTATCATCAGAAACAGTTTTTTCCGGTATTTTGAAATCGGGGAATGGACGATTATCATATTTTTAGTTCTCATATGTCTTTTAAAGGCTTTTGCAACATCTTTTACCATATTCAGCGGAGGGAATGGCGGTAATTTTGCCCCTTCACTTTTTGCCGGAGGTACGGTGGGATATTTATTTGCACTGGTTTGCCAGCATATCGGTTTTACAGAAGTTCCGGTAACCAATCTGGTTCTCGTAGGAATGGCCGGGGCAATGAGTGGTGTTCTTTATGCCCCTCTTACAGCTATATTCCTTATTGCCGAATCCAGTTTCGGGTATGATCTTTTTATTCCGCTGATGATTGTATCCATCATTTCCTATCTTATTGCAAAATGGTTCTCTCCAATCTCCCCTGAACTGAAATCTTTGGCTGACGAAGGAAAAATATTGACCAATAAGCACGATAAAAATCTTCTTTTTGCTTTAAAAACTGAAGAATTTATAGATAAATATTCAGAAACAATCAATGAAAATGCTTCAGTTACCGAGTTGTTTGAACAGGTGAAAAACGGAAATAAAAACATCTTCGCAGCAACTGACGAAGCCGGAAAACTGAAAGGGATTCTAACTTTGGATGATATCCGTCCATATCTTTTTAATACGGAAACAGACCATTCAATGACGGTTTCCCAAATTATGAAAGCTCCGCCTGCAGTAATTTACCGGAAAAATAAACCCTTGGAAATTCTTCAGATCTTTGATGATACCGGGGTTTGGCATCTTCCTGTAACTGATGAGAATAATAATTTTACCGGATTTATTTCAAAATCTTCCATTCTGATGAGCTACAGACAGCTTTTAAAAGAATACTCCGATTGA